The Culex pipiens pallens isolate TS chromosome 2, TS_CPP_V2, whole genome shotgun sequence DNA window taatccggacatcgtttccatcgaaatatctgagatccggtttcTAAAGGATGAATAAacatcacttaagtgctcataacctttgatagggttgtcagatcttcaatgttttagccTCTTTGGAATTATTAATCTTACTAGGGGTCACACGAtaaatccggacaacgttttcatcaaaatatctgagatccgacctctaaaaagtgtataaataacactcaaTTGCACATAATTTatgataggtttgtcagattttcaatcttttgaacacgttggaaaagtctttgaatacctttctaaaaatcatctttttacaatcttcccgacttttgttaaaatcgtttttttagcataacttttgaagtacttttctaaactttataatattaactagggtcttataggaccccaaaacgaatcgaatgagaccaaaacgatccaaattggttcagccagtccggagataatcgataGGTATaagtgaaggtgggtctacgaggtcaaattgtgaagttcgtttttcgagcgATTTTATAGCCATTCCTCAGTAAggagaggaaggcaaaaattacgtcaaatttgtttttggatgaaatttcgatttttttccaaaaagcactatttttcatcataacttggcggcagactttttgaccatgtttcactatggctcaaaagttgcggggttttgtcttctaaaacatatcaaaaaatttataaaatcaaaaataaatgttttgggaaattgagtttttgtgaaaaagaaattgattaaaaactctgcaatttttttcccgtgtccttttttttctcaatagttctcagcaatacctacaactttgccgaagacaccaaattgatcagaaaattcactcaaaagttatagctgtttgaatatgtacgtaccatttttgtatggacagcagccaaaattgtatgggtgaaccaatgatccAAAAGAGCTTCTTTTGTCATATGGaagcagacatgcatcggcactaagagCTCTACTTAACGGCACTCAGCTTTTTCCACATGGCATAAATCTCGGTGCTCTAAATTTAAGTAAATGTTATACGAAAATATTAGTGTCATATGTCATGGCATGTctagaaaacattggttcattcGGAAAAAGGATTTAGCGATATTTTCATGGTAATGTTCTCTTTAGCTCTTTAaaagaacttcttaaaagctctttgagtgcgcttaaaggttcttacgctaTATCTCACttggttttcaaaatttattcttaGGGTCTTCGGGAGCCTTAAAGATTAGCGTAATTAGTGTACTCTGatcactggcacaacatgctgggCATCATTTACGcgaaatgccaaacaagttcttctaaaagaggagttagagcggatgcatgtctgtatggaaggcccccacaaagtttgagccaaataaaaaaatacaaaaaaataaaaatgattgaaatcgGCTGATTGAAATCATACCTCGTTTCTCCATATAGACTCTCTAGGTCAATAAGGTTCTAAAATACCGCCTCAAAAAAATtagaatcgatgaaaattagttttttctaAACGTAacctaattagcctgtaattttcaactgataaTTTACCATGGTATAAAAagaaacttttgttaaaatgtctgtgcttttcaataaaaataatttcaaaatctgacAATTTGGCTTAAATATGAAATGAGGAGAGTTGTCTATCGTAGACATTTTCAACAATCATgctcgattttaaaattatgaaatacaaCAGAAAATCCCATCATAAGATATAAATTTCATACCTATTGTACCCATTTTAAAAGACCAGCctgtaaaattgtatggagacttaatTGAAAAAACTAACGATGCAAAATTGCTGCTTTTTACATGGGGAATGTATGAACAAAATTCATCCAAATAATAAACATAAATAGGTTTTCGAAATCGAATAGAACCACTCTAGTACATTCAtgcaaaaaatacgttttttttcaataatttgcagcttgatTTAGAGATAATATGGAAATTTGGGGTCGaatcgcccctccgtcacgagatatcgaagaATGAAGCTCGGgctcgtgatcagggacaaaagttattcCATAGGAAaaacaaatcgaagaggggttggggcagctttttttcgatttcgtgttAGTTAGCGGGGAATTATCCGTATACAGTTCTCTTGAGTTAAGTGGTCCTTAAACgctaataaataaacaaactaaaataaactcgtatacagtccagactagattatccgaagttcgtttactcgaaggtttgtataggacttcggataatgcAAATTGAAGTGGTTTATTGActagtaaatttaaaaatgccattttggctgcatcttggatttaaaaattctaattcaCTTAAGAGAAGTTCAAGGGTCATAAAAAGACAAcgatttttattgtgattcgattatccggagtttcgattatccaaagtgaaatttttccaaggccttcggattatcgagtctggactgtacttaccATGTTAGCATAAATGTCCTATATGCAAATGCAACTAgatgagaaaaacgcatttgaagtttgtcttaaacaaaaggctacatgttaagatttcacaaaaaaaaaatggatatctttctgatttctagaacaaagtaacAGATATATTAGGCTTTTctaaaagagcacacaattttgaagctAACTGCCTCAATAACTATgcgacatttatgcgatcaggggcagtatcaaaaagttattttttttaaattccaaattatTGTTGTTCAGTGTAACTAATGCGAAAGGATATTTCAATCCCATATCCAAACGTTATATTTTTGGACCCGAATCAAACACGTTCAACAATAGACTAATGAGGCCCACCTTAGCAATGGCCTACTACCATCTCCCACCCTCCCATCATCCAAACGACCCTTATCAACTCGTggcttgcttttttgtttttgtttcggtTCAACACACGTGTTTGGCCATCATAGCCGGTCGGTCGGCCAGCAGCGGTGTGCAACACTCCCCCCACGACCCTGCAAACGGCGTCGGCGTCACCGCTGAGATGTTGATCGACCAATCTTTTCGGCAACTTCAGGTTTTTGGAACTGCTTTGGTCAACTCCGACCCACTAAACTGTAACTAATATGTTTCGGGCGGTCGTGGCTATCAGTCGACGGGGGCAAAAAAAGATCGACCAAGTTTACATCACctctggtgtgtgtgtgtgtttgtgagtgtgATTCTGTTAGATTTGTTGCCTCCGAGTGACACGTTGTGACATTGAATTTCTGCTTACCGAAGCTGCACAATACATTTTCCAAAAGCCGCAGCCAATATTGGAAGAAATTCCCCTCAGTTTGGTGTTAGACGCCGATGGGTTCAGTGCGATGTTGTCGTTGATAATTCTCGTGGCGATAGTGGTTGTTGGGGGGATTCGGCTGTACCGGGACCACCGGAAGAGGTACGCCTTTGCGGATGCATTTCCCGGCCTGAGGCCACTGTACCCGTTGGTCGGCAACGGGGACATTATGTGGAAGAGTGACGTCGCTAAGTTCGACACGATGGTGAGGATCTTCAGTGAGAACGATCGCGTGGTGAAGGTTTGGGCTGGGCCGAAACTGCTCCTGTTCACGGCGCATCCGGATCTGGTGCAGCAGCTCCTGTCCAGCGACAAGTGCTTGGAGAAACCGTTCCTGTATGCGTTCGCTGGCTTTGAGACGGGACTGTTCACGTCGAAACGTAAGCATAGGGGGAGTGAAACTGTGAAAGTTTGAAGAAGTTTGATGCCatcactaaaaaaactaaaccaGGGAAATTGTAGAAATAAAGTGCGCATATTTGAGCATTATAGAATAAATCCAGTTTTAGAAATGAACAAAACATCAAAAGGGTTTTGATACAGTCTTGCTTGATTAGATATAAGTTTTTCAGTTAAGGTAAAGTAGTAGTAAATAACATAATGCTGCAatttcccacgaaaacagcatgatccaaaaaaaaagttcttcgcttagactcaaaaattttcttttagcttctttggtcgatataattagacccatataattttgtttggccattagggtgacctacgccgtgttaggatcaccccaaaaaaatggcaattttcgtcgaaaaaaacgaaagggtattagataggctttttagaaaaaatagttcgaagtttcaaatatctaggataacatttgaaaagatcaaatgaaaacttaaaatgcccttttgaaggtctcggaatcaaagagcctatgtctgaaaacatttttatcaaattcttcggaaaattttacacaacatATCAAAAGTTGtggagttatgttttcaatacacagaaaaaaatgatggtaatgttcatcaggaaatggtgacagattttgtgtcaaaaaatgattaatttttccccagaaaatgttgaattgtcatcagtttttgatgaatatttatcaggttcacatttttacacatttttcatgaaatattactcaaaaaaagaggtaatattcaacctaccaaattttcaacattccaaaattcaactttttttctgtgtattccaagatacgattttttcacttaaacttcgataacattaaaatttaagcgTTGATTAGATTAGTGAGTAGAAATGCAAACATTATGAGTGGGAAGAACGGTTCGAAAATTTCGTTAGCGTAACTAAGAGTCTACTAAGGCACTaaggcaaaactttaaaaaattacaaagttcACCTAAAAGAGctagaattctaaaaaaataaatttgtgatTTATTGGATAAATCTATCGGCATTTAAACgcaaaaattgaacaattttaaaactcaaataaaaaaaaaagttccattcACCATCAACTCGATTCGACTTGGAGCTTGTGTTGGACACTAAGGACTACCATTCGAAGACGTTTTGTGTAGGTACTGCAGTTTTACATAAATCGATGCCTATGTGCTATCTTATgataactagataggaaaaccagcaagctcaGTACAAGGCATCGATATGAATAGAACAACTTTttctatgtgtttttttttttttcgtgagtgACACTAATATCTTTGGAAACAAATCTGATTTTCATTAACGGTACATATAAACCATAGCTTTTACactaagatttttgttacacacATTTGATGTCTTAAAAACTAAGCGAACTAgcgacaaaattttgcattcattcataaaagtactgtctacaaaataattaacatcattgtttgactattttgaaaatcagaCTATTGCAGaattgggttcgtaagtttgacaattttggaatacgcaacttccttcgttgctgtgcacccttaaacgtgtgtatgtgtgtgtgtatgtatgtatgtgaccaacaaactagctcatgtttctcggcactggctgaaccgatttgacccgaacctgttgcattcgacttggtttagggtcccgtagatcgagttttatacagattgaagtttcgataagtagttcaatagTTATGTATTAacatgtgttttcacatatatccggatctcacttaaatgtatgtaaactatgttcgggtccatcatccgacccatcgttgaataggtcATCAaaggacctttccaacgagtccaaaacgttgaagatctggcaaccctgtctcgagatatgcccacttaagtgatattgatgtactttttggaagccggatctcacttaaatgtatgtaaactatgtccggatccaccatccgacccatcgttggttaggttatcaaaagacctttccaacgagtccaaaacattgacgatctggcaaccctgctgtgagatatggccacttaaggaatattcatgtatttttttcattctggatctaaaaaatagatgaaatttgtgtacagccattgctggtaatgagtgaggaaggcctcaaccacataggtggattaagttagtttttaaattaaatttagacCGGCTCtgtggcttaatggttgcggCTTCTCCCTCACAAGTAGAAgattcagggatcaaatcccgctcggtacctttaaaataaaaaaaagtatataaatttaaattacaagccatactttgaacattttaacaaaaaaaaatcacaaaaaaaaacttttttcagtactgTGCATAGCAatttagcaaaacaaaaatcaatatttttgatcAAACCCTAgctgatgatgattttttatgcaggaaaatgcatttcaaagtgTTTTCAGCAGATTTGACttctacacccaaccggcggtcgcatgattgtgatgcatggtggcatgaaagtatatcagattctgcatgaaatctgtcctcatgcctTTTTTGGCGATATAGGGATataacatttttgcccgttaccgacaattatcgacattaccgacggctttttggttgaatttcacaaaaaacccttatcagaacgaggattgaaccaccaacttcttgattattgatccgacacgctaccaccgcgccatggacgcttgatgaaatgagaGTGAAAGAGcatcaacatattcttctctttggagtgttgctcggggacggaccagcattatatgtgttggtgagaactgcagatcgctgtaatgtgtacacgcgggcaaaaatgatctacgggtttgctgcaaaaaaattataaattgtgacattttctgcagaaaatccactgttgcagattttgagctatatttttcctttgggtgtatttcttttgaaatttcaaagtcaattgagaaaaaaattcgcttcctgatttttcgggccgactTTGAAGGGGAGCCAtcctaaacattgaaaaatacggCCTTTTTTGTAGAGCCTTGAAACCACCGCGACCACTGCAACGGCCTTAGTAGTgctcgaaattttaaatatccAACAATGCGTTGTGCATTAGGATATCAACAGAATCCATTAGAGGTTAGAATTAGTGATCTAAAATAGTTGTTCCCGAAACGAATACCTCCATGACATTCCCCCAAAACAACAACACGCGCGCGCGCACCTCAAAATGCGCCCAATCACGGTGCAAATGTAAAGTGTGCGCAAACTTTTGCATAAATTGCGGATGATACACGCACGTGGCAATGTCAACGGTAACGGCATCTATCGCGCTTGGGCTTGACCTTCTTCTCGATGATGGGGGAGGGCGGGAGAATCCGGTGTAACTGCAATTGCACGAGTGACGCATTTTGGCGATTGTTCATTTCTTGAAATGATAAAACGAAAACATTGCGTTGCTAATCTTTTTTcgcattcattcattcattaatCATTACAAGAGCAACCATTAATTTGATTGGTAAAGTGAATATATAGGTGAGACttaggaaattttaattttcctgtttctttttctttaagccgctgtatctcagcaacgagaggtccaatcttcaatttctcttaggggtcgtgcataaaccacgtggcctctttagggggggggggggagggggtccgaaatccgaccgaaaaaaaccatgaaaagccatgggggggggaaggggtgggggtcgacggctgaccacgtggccttttaaaaaaaaattctttaaaaaaacataaaaaatatgctcATTAAGTTTATTTATatacacatattttttgttacactttgaaaccatacaattattgtgtttagTATTATCatttatatttcaatgtcacaatattttccaattcaatattgaatgaTCTGATACTCATGGATTCtgacatgttttgatagtatcaattgCTCCACCAAATTTTGAACTGTACACAAACAGTTGAGGCGAAATGACCCATATGGAAATGCTGTATAAATAAATCTCTTTCCTCTATTATATTGTTTAAACCTGTTCTATTTGAGAAACGCAAACAGTTCAAATTTAGCACTTTGAATTAGCACATGTGTGGCAAAATCGCGTGCTCCTTATCATTCTACGATgctaaattgaatttatttgatgCACTTCTAGCTTGGTGATTTTGCCTTCCAGGCAGCTCAGTTGGAATTCTTCTCTGTAATTAAGCACTTGCCTCTCTGCGATGTTTGAATTGGTGGTGATAATTGGTGCACTGATTTGCAGCTGGTTTTATATCAATTTCAAGCGAAGATACGATTTTGCTAGTGAATTGCCAAATTTGGAACCGCTTTATCCGGTGATTGGAAATGCCAACATTATGATTGGAACGAACGATCTTCAACGCTTTGAAAATTTAGTGAACGTTTTTCAACGAAGCGAACGTTTACTCAAAGTTTGGAATGGTCCGTTCATGCTACTTTTCATCAACCATCCAGATTTGGTCCAACAAATTTTGTGTAGCTCGGCCTGCTTGGAAAAGCCTTTTTTGTATGGTTTTGCCGGATTCAAAACGGGAATTTTTACCGCCAAGTGTAATTAGTAGTTAGGATGCTAGTTTTTTCTTAGAATAACTCTGAAATTTTCATGATCTCTTGATAGATGAGCTATGGCGCGTGACCCGGAGACGGCTGGATCCGTGCTTCAACACGCGAATCCTGCACGGATTTATTCCGATCTTTGAACAGTGTTCCCGGCAGTTGGTCAATCGCTTGAACGAGCTCAAGGACGGAGCCACGGTCAACATTCACCAGTACACGTCGGTGACCACGCTGGAAATGGCCTGCGGAACCACGCTGGGCAGCAACATACTGGCCCGAGACGGCAAGGAGGAGTTCGTCCACGGGCTGGATGTGTGAGTATAATGGTGATAAATTTCTTAGTTCAGAATGGTTCGGTCGAATTATTCAGTTTCCTACATCATTAAATATACCTATTAGGAATTGCTAATGTTTGTTCTTCAATATAGTGCTTTTGATGGAGCAGCCAAGCGAATGGCCAGCGTTCACCTGTACTGGGACTTTATCTACCGGTTGACCGACCATCACCGACAGTTGAAGAAGGCCCGCAAGGTCGTTTGCGATTTCTTCAACAAGGTACAAGCGGCACTTTTTTGatattatgattattttttcaatcgtaATTTTTCTTCAGTTGGTAGTGGAACGTCGAGATATTCTCGgcatgaacaacaacaacaacgatcaAGCCGATGAGGAATATCAGAAACCGAAGATCTTGATCGATCAACTGCTGAGCGTTTCCCCCGACGGAAAAGCTTTCAGCGAAGTTGAGGTCAGAGACAACATCTACGCGGTCATCACGGGGGTAGGGTCTCGTCAAAGTCATTAGGTTGATGGTAACTCACCCTTCAAATGTCCCATTTTAGGCCAACGACACCTCCGGCCTGTTGGTGGCTCACGCCGTCCTCTTCATGTGCTTCTACAAGGACATCCAACAGAGGTTGTACGAGGAAATCATGGAGTTCGTACCAACCAATGACATCGACCTGGACGCGGAAACCATAAAGCAGCTGGTGTACCTGGACATGTTCCTCAACGAATGTCTCCGGCACTGTCCGGTGGCGCCGAATGTGGCCCGTGAAAATATGGCGGAAATCGAACTCGACGGGGTGAAGATCCCGGCGGGAAACATCTTCCTGATGAACTTTTACGCGCTGCACCGCCGGAAGGACATCTGGGGTCCGGACGCGGAAAAGTTTGACCCGGAAAACTTTTCCAAGGAACGGTCCAAGAATCGGCACCCGTTTGCGTTCCAGCCGTTCAGCGGAGGCAGCAGGATTTGCATCGGTAAACTGATTTTCGATTAAACATTTGTTCTGAAGAACTAAATTTAAACTCATTTTCAGGTTGGCGATACGCCATGTTCAGCATGAAGGTGACGCTCATTCACCTGGTGAGGAACTTCCAGTTTGACAGCAAAATCAAACCAGAAGATGTGCGATACAGGTTCGATCTGACGATGAAGTTGCCGTTCGATCATTCTATTCAGATCATCAAGCGAAATGCCAGTGATGATGCTACGAAGGCATCAGTAATACTAGAAAAAAGATAAGCTATAGAGAGGATAATCTATGTAAAATATTAGAAGTTAAGAAAAATATGGCTGTTGTATATATTGTGAGAGTATAAAAATAAGGAGAACAATCTTATGCAATTAATTGCGAAATTCGCTGGTACAGagataatttctttttttgtaataacaataataaaaaaagttttcaaattattgagaaaaaatacactatattttgatgaaaataggAATAATTTGTTACTACGACAGATATCCGATGTTTATGTAGTCTTAGACTTTTGgggtttttaaaggtccaataaggctgttgcaaatactTTCAATAGTTTCTGTCACCCCCAACCATGtcatgggtcgaatgatggatccggacatcgtttacattagaggtgggcaaaaaaagagcgaaccgctcaaagagccggttcactgaaaagagcgaacgaaccgtggctcacaaaaaaagaaccatggttcttttttaaactccggtcttttgaaagagccgtttcaatatggcatgatttttgttataaatctaatttattgaatttccaaaaaaaatagtattcaatttgtttttgagaattgaaaatgcattttcaaaaatttcaatgcttataaaaatgaatcccaaaagtaaatgtttttctaaacaaaatgaaataaacttttcagtGTGCAACTGATTGTTCATTAAAGtaaaatactttcaaattttaataaaaatagaaatcttatccactgaaaacaaatcaaaaagcattttggggtcgatcaaaaatattttgatttttggtgaaattccgttgtacagtacttaatacaaaagttttttttttcggtttaaaaaaaaaaagttcatcgatacttcgatattttgaaaactaatgattgcaaaacaactggggatgtgtaaaatgcatttcaaaactcttttttcataaaaatgtcttGCTATAATTGTCttgctatattttttttgcgactttggccagagttgagcgacaaaaacttcaaaaaatatttggtatggccaaatttataaaagtccaatgtaacttacaaaatcacacgattcttgaaaaaaaccctattcattcaaattttgaaaaagagcgaaagagccgttcaaaagagcggctctttttaaagagcgaacgaaaatgagcggctcctaaaaaagagcggttttgcccacctctagtttacatgcatataattgagatccgaatatatgtgaaaaaacatttttatacataacttttgaactagttatcgaaagttcaaacaattcaatagcaatgTATGGAACCctataccaagtcgattgcaactggtgtggtcaaaatcggttcagccagtgctgagaaaaaaaaatcagtgagaattttggttacatacatacatacatacacacacatacacacacatacatacacacacatacatacacacacggacgcctccccccgaagttataccgaaaggtggtcccggggggaaaagggcacggtgttcaaggactggtttagtgggtcgggaaaactcttttttgttttcccaaccccacactacctgagaaatgaattctcaggtgtctggtagcagattccgaccttgtaaaaaaaacacacacatacacacacacagacatttgttaagttttcgattccgagtcgatatgtatgcatgaaggtgggtcttaaagcttttaataaaaaaatcatttttagagcaggatcatagccttacctcagtgaggaaggcaaaactgcaAAAGTTATTAGAATAGGTCAAAAGGTGTGacgatattttgtatatttcCCCAACTTTGTGCGTGAATATTTGCATCATCATATCATTTAAATCtaacaatttaatataaaaTGACATTGacttaggggaaggtggggcaagacgaccatatggggcaagtggaacaatcgctcgtacgacagtaatttttacaattttgattatttccagtatgaggaatctagcaatgcaattagctgattctgcTACCGCATAAccaccaaaacgacgtaaacgccactggGCATAacattgaatgaagtttttttcaaaacctttgttttcttataacatttggaaagtacaaaataagtcttagggttcgttttaaggctcattttatcaaaatgctattttttctagatcagtagtgtccctaccaatgacttgcacctattataaaatatgatttatcttttggttatttttgttgaaagctattaaaaaatcatgtttaggtggggcaagtgtaccatttgggtttttagtatggaaaaaatacgaattgctgcaacaacatattttattgtaattgttaaaaaaaattgtccatgcaaaatatagtgatatcatgaaaatttactatttactaCTATTTactaaagaaacgtttcaaatacattctaatctgatgtatctaagtgataacagttcaattgttagcaaattaacatgttgtttcatgcattgttcctcttgccccaacgggttgttcgtcttgccccactagttgagttgaacgtagggaaaataaaaaaaataaaaaatcaatattttatattaaaaaagggctatttaaaaacttgttcaatcaaagtctcagtcaagacctggaataagctgattataaaaaatccgacagattttttagcgtttttaatgggttataacgagcatgattaccctctgaaaatgcagcgtcatcagtgcataattgacaaagacgcgtggtcgtaaaaaatattcggagtgaaaagtgatttcttttgtaattttcaaagcccttcctatatcatcgttgatcggaaggcacggcgttgGGTGAATTGTGTTtggatttttcgaataaggttttatttttttgcggtgaaaaagccatttctatataatgatcgaatgatgcactgacaatttggatcgttgagtgaatagtggagcaaaataactgtgtgtgagtgattttgtgtgttaaccagaaagaccttcccatagcatcgttgctcagaAGGCTCGCcaacgggtctgttatgaaagtcctccccatagcgtcgtaacTCGGGAGGCATCAAAAAGCCAaaaccttatcctactaacccaaaaaaataaattaatcacgtgatgccctccttgaaggagatgctgtggattcaacggtctcaagcggtatcaacaagtatatagcgaaaaactatgtgcttgatgagtttgcaacttcaactatcggactaacattcctccctttcgttgatctgcaggcttcttgggagggcgccggtattgactaataaagtagagatcttcagaggttaaacagtgaacggatggttggctcccactgatcatttttgattcattgtttaacttcagctgatctgtcaataacggagtagcagctcattgacagtcaaccatgctcatgctcatgctcatgctcaatgggttataacgagcatttccttagcttgttacacttgccccactttcccctaatcttttttttaaactccaaCATCGCGGTACGAGAATCGAGCTCAACTATACTTGAGGATTGGATTGAAAATCCCTTCCGGTCAGGATTTCCAGTGAAGAGTTTGCTCTTTGAAAGGAATTTGGCTTTGcagagccagacaggaatcaaaCTCGTTTACAAGGCGAAATCGTTGCATCACGGCCACGGTAGCTCGGCAATCTTGCTTGTTGTAGCTACTGTGATTTCAAGTTAGTTGACTCCATAAAATACACTTTATACAATTTATTTACTTAACAAGACTTCAtttgaatattggaaatgcTTAAATTTCGCTTTGCACGTAACTTTTTGCTTTTCTCTCTGTTGAGCG harbors:
- the LOC120415480 gene encoding probable cytochrome P450 313a4 isoform X2 — its product is MFELVVIIGALICSWFYINFKRRYDFASELPNLEPLYPVIGNANIMIGTNDLQRFENLVNVFQRSERLLKVWNGPFMLLFINHPDLVQQILCSSACLEKPFLYGFAGFKTGIFTAKYELWRVTRRRLDPCFNTRILHGFIPIFEQCSRQLVNRLNELKDGATVNIHQYTSVTTLEMACGTTLGSNILARDGKEEFVHGLDVAFDGAAKRMASVHLYWDFIYRLTDHHRQLKKARKVVCDFFNKLVVERRDILGMNNNNNDQADEEYQKPKILIDQLLSVSPDGKAFSEVEVRDNIYAVITGANDTSGLLVAHAVLFMCFYKDIQQRLYEEIMEFVPTNDIDLDAETIKQLVYLDMFLNECLRHCPVAPNVARENMAEIELDGVKIPAGNIFLMNFYALHRRKDIWGPDAEKFDPENFSKERSKNRHPFAFQPFSGGSRICIGWRYAMFSMKVTLIHLVRNFQFDSKIKPEDVRYRFDLTMKLPFDHSIQIIKRNASDDATKASVILEKR
- the LOC120415480 gene encoding cytochrome P450 4c21-like isoform X1; amino-acid sequence: MLSLIILVAIVVVGGIRLYRDHRKRYAFADAFPGLRPLYPLVGNGDIMWKSDVAKFDTMVRIFSENDRVVKVWAGPKLLLFTAHPDLVQQLLSSDKCLEKPFLYAFAGFETGLFTSKHELWRVTRRRLDPCFNTRILHGFIPIFEQCSRQLVNRLNELKDGATVNIHQYTSVTTLEMACGTTLGSNILARDGKEEFVHGLDVAFDGAAKRMASVHLYWDFIYRLTDHHRQLKKARKVVCDFFNKLVVERRDILGMNNNNNDQADEEYQKPKILIDQLLSVSPDGKAFSEVEVRDNIYAVITGANDTSGLLVAHAVLFMCFYKDIQQRLYEEIMEFVPTNDIDLDAETIKQLVYLDMFLNECLRHCPVAPNVARENMAEIELDGVKIPAGNIFLMNFYALHRRKDIWGPDAEKFDPENFSKERSKNRHPFAFQPFSGGSRICIGWRYAMFSMKVTLIHLVRNFQFDSKIKPEDVRYRFDLTMKLPFDHSIQIIKRNASDDATKASVILEKR